The Pseudomonas sp. MM223 genome segment CCAGACTGAACGCCTGGCACACGAAGCCAACTAATATACGTGCCACCCGCGCCCCGGAAAAGACGGTGCGGGGTGAAATTAAGCCTGCCGAGGTTCCTACATGAAAAAGATCGAAAAAACCCTGGATGAATGGCGGTCGATGCTCGACCCCGAGCAGTACCAGGTTTGCCGCCTCAAGGGCACTGAGCGGCCGTTCAGCGGCAAGTACAACAGCGAGCGGCGTGACGGCATCTACCATTGCATCTGCTGTGGCCTGGCGTTGTTCGATGCGCAGACCAAGTTCGATTCCGGCTGCGGCTGGCCGAGCTTCTACGCGCCGATCGAAGACAGCGCGATGATCGAGATCCGTGACACCTCCCACGGCATGATCCGCACCGAAGTCACCTGCGCCCGCTGCGATGCGCACCTGGGCCACGTATTCCCCGATGGCCCGCCACCGACTGGCCTGCGCTACTGTATCAACTCGGTGTGCATCGACTTGCGCCCGCGCGACTGACCGGAGCCCGACCATGGCTGGATCGATGCTGGACATTCCCTGCGTGACCCTGGGCGGCGAGCATAAAAAGCTCGGCGATTTCCCGGGCAAGGCGTTGCTGGTGGTCAACACCGCCAGCCAGTGCGGTTTTACCCCGCAGTACAAGGGCCTGGAGCAGCTGTGGCAGGCCTACCATGAGCGTGGCCTGGTGGTGCTGGGCTTCCCGTGCAACCAGTTCGGCAAGCAGGAGCCGGGCGATGCGCGGGACATTGCGCAGTTCTGCGAGCGCAACTTTGGCGTGAGCTTCCCGCTGTTTCGCAAGGTCGAGGTCAACGGCCCGGGTGCCCACCCGCTGTTCGTCGAGCTCAAGCAGCGTGCACCGGGCATTCTGGGCAGCCAGAAGATCAAGTGGAACTTCACCAAGTTCCTGGTCGACCCGGCCAGCGGCCAGGTGACGCGTTATGCCCCCACTACCAAACCGCAGGCCCTGGAAGCAGACATCGAGCGCCTGCTCAGCCGTTGAGCGGCACCCAGTGGTCGACCAGCGCCAGTAGCTCTTCGCGGCGGAACGGCTTGGCCAGGTAGTCGTTCATGCCCGCTGCCCGGCAGCGTTCGCGCTCCTCGGGCATGGCGTTGGCGGTGAGGGCGACAATGGGCAGGTCGGGCCAGCGGCCGCTCTGGCGGATGCGCCGGCTGGCCTCGTAGCCGTCCATCACCGGCATGTTGCAGTCCATCAGCACCAGGTCGAATTCATCCTGTTCCAGCAACTCCAGGGCCTCGGCGCCCTGGGTGGCCAGTTGCACCTGGCAGCCGAGCTTGGCCAGCATGCCCTTGGCCACCAGCTGGTTCACCGGGTTGTCTTCCACCAGCAAGATTCGCGCACGGCCTGCCTCCAGGGTAATGGCCGGGTTGGCCAGCGGGTGTTCGGGTTCGTGCCCTTGCAAGGTACGGCGCAGGGTCTGGTACAGGGTATTGCGCGCCAGCGGCCGGGCCAGTTGATGGAGCGGGGCGAGGGCGGCCGACTGCTCGCTGGGCAGGAAGTTGCCGTAAGCGGTCACCAGCAGGATGGGGGTTTTCAGCGTTTGGCGCAGCTCGAACAGGCGGTCTACATCGTCGGTAATCAGCAGGTCCATCGCCGTGGCGTCCAGCGACGCGCTGCTGTCATGCCGCTGGTAGGCCAGGCCCCAGGCGGGCAGCAGGCCCTGCAACAGTTCGTTAAGCCCGCTGCCTGCTGCGCTCAGGGCTGCCACGCGCCCGTGCAGCGGCGCTGGCGCAATGGCTTCGGTGTGCACGGCCAGCGGCAGCTCGGCGCTGAAGCAGCTGCCAAAGCCCGCTTCGGAGCGAATGTGCAAATGGCCTTGCATGGCTTTGCACAGGTTACGCGTCAGGGCCAGGCCCAGGCCTGTGCCGCCGTACTGGCGGGTAATGCCGGCACCGGCCTGGGTGAACGGCTGGAAGATGCGCGCCTGGGCTTCTTCGGGGATGCCGATGCCGGTGTCGCGCACTTCCAGGCGCACGCCGCCGACAATCGTGACCAAGCGTACATCGACGCGGCCGAAGCGGGTGAACTTCAGCGCGTTGGACAGCAGGTTGCTGACGATCTGCCGCACCCGTGTGGGGTCACCGAGCACGCTGCTGGGGAAGTCGCGGGCAATCAGGCAGGTCAGCTCCACACTTTGTGCGGTGTTCTGCGACAGCAGGTTGGCGGTGTCTTCCACCATCGAGCCCATGTCGAACGGGATGCGCTCCAGTTCCAGCTGGCCGGCATCGAACTTGGACAGGTCGAGGATATCGTTCAGCAATTCCACCAGCACCTTGCCCGAGTCGTGGGCGATTGCCAGCTGCTGGCGCTGCTCGCTGGGCAGCGGGCTGTCGAGTGCCAGAGCGATCATGCCGAGCATGCCGTTGAGCGGGGTGCGGATTTCGTGGCTCATGTTGGCCAAAAAGGCCGCACGTGCCTGGGCCATGTCCAGCGCGCGGCGGCGTGCTTCCTCCAGCTCCTGGTTGGACAGGCTCAGGCTGCTGTTGCTGGCCTTCAGTTCGTTGGTGCGTGCCGAGACGATGTCTTCCAGTTCGTTCAGGTACTGGGTAAGGCGGTTTTCCGCTGTGCGCCGCTGCTCGATCTCGGTGGCCATGCTGACAAACTGCTGGTTGGCAACCTTCACCAGCACGCCGATTTCGTCATGTTCGTGCCCATGTGGGCACTCCAGGCGGGTTTGCCGGGGTTTGCGCGGGTCGCTGCCGCTGAGTGCGCCGATCACCGTGACCAGTGGCTTGGTCAGCATCATGTAGAACAGCGCCAGCAGGATGCCGGTCAGTACCAGGCTGCGGGCGAAACCGTTGAGCAGGGTGATGCCGGCGCGGTCGAGAAAGCGGCTGCCAAAGGCAAAGGTGTCGACGTCCAGGTACAGGGTGCCCAGGTATTCCTCGGGCATGTGGGTCAGGTACAGGCGCTCTTTGAACTGGCGCTGCTCGCCGAACAGGAAGTCGCTCAGCGGCCGGTAGCGGTCTTGCAGCCTGGGCCGCTCGACATCGGCCAGCACGGTTTCGTTGTTGTCGATCAGCCGTGCGCGGATGACGGCCGGCGACTGCAACAGGCCGCGGGTCAGCTCCAGCGCCAGTTCCGAGTCGATGTTGTAGGCGATGCGCGAGGCCGGGTTGTGGCTGATTTGCAGCAAGGCGCGCACTTCGCGGTTGATGGACGCGTCTTCGCTGGCATAATCGATGCCGATCTGGATGAGACTGAGCAATGTTCCCAGGATGAAGCCGACCAGGACTGTCAACCGGGCTTGCTTG includes the following:
- the msrB gene encoding Peptide methionine sulfoxide reductase MsrB (*Name msrB) encodes the protein MKKIEKTLDEWRSMLDPEQYQVCRLKGTERPFSGKYNSERRDGIYHCICCGLALFDAQTKFDSGCGWPSFYAPIEDSAMIEIRDTSHGMIRTEVTCARCDAHLGHVFPDGPPPTGLRYCINSVCIDLRPRD
- the rcsC_2 gene encoding Sensor histidine kinase RcsC (*Name rcsC_2); translation: MLAQRKGRETGSGLMDIKFTNRLSYKQARLTVLVGFILGTLLSLIQIGIDYASEDASINREVRALLQISHNPASRIAYNIDSELALELTRGLLQSPAVIRARLIDNNETVLADVERPRLQDRYRPLSDFLFGEQRQFKERLYLTHMPEEYLGTLYLDVDTFAFGSRFLDRAGITLLNGFARSLVLTGILLALFYMMLTKPLVTVIGALSGSDPRKPRQTRLECPHGHEHDEIGVLVKVANQQFVSMATEIEQRRTAENRLTQYLNELEDIVSARTNELKASNSSLSLSNQELEEARRRALDMAQARAAFLANMSHEIRTPLNGMLGMIALALDSPLPSEQRQQLAIAHDSGKVLVELLNDILDLSKFDAGQLELERIPFDMGSMVEDTANLLSQNTAQSVELTCLIARDFPSSVLGDPTRVRQIVSNLLSNALKFTRFGRVDVRLVTIVGGVRLEVRDTGIGIPEEAQARIFQPFTQAGAGITRQYGGTGLGLALTRNLCKAMQGHLHIRSEAGFGSCFSAELPLAVHTEAIAPAPLHGRVAALSAAGSGLNELLQGLLPAWGLAYQRHDSSASLDATAMDLLITDDVDRLFELRQTLKTPILLVTAYGNFLPSEQSAALAPLHQLARPLARNTLYQTLRRTLQGHEPEHPLANPAITLEAGRARILLVEDNPVNQLVAKGMLAKLGCQVQLATQGAEALELLEQDEFDLVLMDCNMPVMDGYEASRRIRQSGRWPDLPIVALTANAMPEERERCRAAGMNDYLAKPFRREELLALVDHWVPLNG
- the gpx1 gene encoding Hydroperoxy fatty acid reductase gpx1 (*Name gpx1), with protein sequence MAGSMLDIPCVTLGGEHKKLGDFPGKALLVVNTASQCGFTPQYKGLEQLWQAYHERGLVVLGFPCNQFGKQEPGDARDIAQFCERNFGVSFPLFRKVEVNGPGAHPLFVELKQRAPGILGSQKIKWNFTKFLVDPASGQVTRYAPTTKPQALEADIERLLSR